CACCGATCGGCGGAGCTATGGGCGAAAGAATTCAAAAGAATATCTGTGGGGACTGTTGGAAAGAGTGGATGACCCTTTCCACCAAAGTGATTAATGAATACCGTTTGCAGTTGTTC
This portion of the Bdellovibrionota bacterium genome encodes:
- a CDS encoding oxidative damage protection protein, which produces MAELKCARCSRAAEGLTAPPIGGAMGERIQKNICGDCWKEWMTLSTKVINEYRLQLFRPDHRKILEEQMKAFFNFTD